A stretch of Physeter macrocephalus isolate SW-GA chromosome 1, ASM283717v5, whole genome shotgun sequence DNA encodes these proteins:
- the SPTSSB gene encoding serine palmitoyltransferase small subunit B produces MDFKRVKDYFSWLYYQYQIISCCAVLEPWERSMFNTILLTIFAMVVYTAYVFIPIHIRLAWEFFSKMCGYHSTISN; encoded by the coding sequence ATGGATTTCAAACGTGTGAAGGACTATTTCTCCTGGCTCTACTATCAATACCAAATCATTAGCTGCTGTGCTGTCTTGGAGCCCTGGGAGCGATCCATGTTCAATACCATCTTACTAACCATTTTTGCTATGGTGGTATACACCGCCTATGTTTTTATCCCAATCCACATTCGCCTGGCTTGGgaatttttctccaaaatgtgtGGCTATCACAGTACAATTTCTAACTGA